A DNA window from Sporosarcina sp. ANT_H38 contains the following coding sequences:
- a CDS encoding spore coat protein encodes MTTFGKISNPKSPLSKKSAVNDADLLNTAIATEKNMCNSYLIAMHEASNGKFYSLLFDMMKETSHQQRKMFELQFQHGWCSLTPVATAEITALNQEYTEYRQQLK; translated from the coding sequence ATGACCACTTTCGGAAAAATTAGTAACCCAAAGTCACCGCTTTCTAAAAAGTCCGCAGTCAATGATGCTGATTTGTTAAATACAGCAATAGCGACCGAAAAAAACATGTGCAATTCCTACTTAATTGCCATGCATGAAGCGAGCAACGGGAAGTTCTACTCGTTACTTTTTGATATGATGAAAGAAACATCTCATCAACAACGTAAAATGTTTGAACTGCAGTTTCAACATGGTTGGTGCTCACTTACGCCTGTTGCAACTGCGGAAATCACAGCCCTGAATCAGGAGTATACCGAATACCGGCAACAACTAAAATAA
- a CDS encoding DUF5658 family protein, with the protein MLLAAIDSFFTDFGIQKKYITEANPLMRFIYDTSIWGFYSIKIGLPLVLLYLLTKIEPKGYLKLLVGAAILLYSFVLFQHIYWISFVL; encoded by the coding sequence TTGCTATTAGCCGCTATTGATTCCTTTTTCACTGACTTTGGTATACAAAAAAAATATATCACCGAAGCGAACCCATTAATGCGTTTTATCTACGATACAAGCATTTGGGGATTTTACTCAATTAAAATTGGTTTGCCGCTCGTTTTACTCTATTTACTAACAAAGATAGAGCCGAAAGGGTATTTAAAATTATTAGTAGGAGCCGCCATTCTGCTTTACAGTTTCGTTCTATTTCAGCATATTTATTGGATTTCATTTGTTCTTTAA